A single genomic interval of Stenotrophomonas sp. ZAC14D1_NAIMI4_1 harbors:
- a CDS encoding HD domain-containing protein codes for MATTLQKQVAFLREIDQLKNVVRQSPLLDRSRRENSAEHSWHLAMYALVLVEHAAEAVDVQRVLTMLLLHDIVEIDVGDMPIHGGTSAAHQAQLEAVAAQRLFGMLPQPQGEDMLALWHEFEGARSADARFAKALDRFQPLLANIFAGGGTWTENGVSMEQVLERYGPVIREGAPSLWALCEQWVIEHFQGHPASR; via the coding sequence ATGGCGACGACACTCCAGAAACAGGTAGCCTTCCTTCGCGAGATCGACCAGCTGAAGAACGTGGTTCGCCAGTCTCCCCTGCTCGACCGCAGCCGGCGTGAGAACTCGGCCGAACATTCCTGGCACTTGGCGATGTACGCACTTGTGCTGGTTGAGCACGCCGCGGAAGCGGTCGATGTGCAACGCGTGCTGACCATGCTTCTGCTGCACGACATCGTTGAAATTGACGTGGGTGACATGCCCATCCATGGCGGCACCAGTGCCGCGCATCAGGCGCAGCTGGAGGCCGTTGCCGCCCAGCGGCTTTTCGGCATGCTGCCGCAGCCACAGGGCGAGGACATGTTGGCGCTGTGGCATGAATTTGAAGGCGCGCGCAGCGCCGACGCCAGGTTTGCGAAGGCGTTGGATCGCTTCCAACCCCTGCTGGCGAACATATTCGCCGGCGGCGGGACCTGGACCGAGAATGGCGTCTCCATGGAACAAGTGCTCGAGCGCTACGGTCCGGTCATCCGCGAAGGCGCGCCGAGCCTGTGGGCACTCTGCGAACAGTGGGTCATCGAGCACTTCCAAGGCCACCCGGCGTCCCGCTGA
- a CDS encoding TetR/AcrR family transcriptional regulator: MDTELSPKAAEIVAYTRILLESGGYNSFSYADIAAQVNISKASIHHHFPTKVDLVREVVARYRAEARAGLALLEGQLDNPLGELTAYSDYWSSCILGGTSSFCIGAMLAAELPTLPPEVAAEVRGHFDDLSQWLTSTMTRGLSRGQLQLHATPQVEARTFMAAVHGAMLAARGLGEPAAFESLVRVSLDRLAPAA; encoded by the coding sequence ATGGATACCGAGCTCTCGCCAAAAGCTGCTGAGATCGTCGCCTACACCCGTATTCTGCTCGAGTCTGGGGGCTACAACAGTTTCAGCTATGCAGACATCGCAGCGCAGGTAAACATCAGCAAGGCCAGCATCCACCACCACTTCCCCACCAAGGTCGATCTGGTCCGGGAGGTCGTGGCGCGCTACCGCGCCGAAGCCCGTGCCGGCCTGGCGCTGCTGGAAGGCCAACTGGACAACCCGCTGGGCGAGCTGACCGCCTATTCGGATTACTGGTCCAGCTGCATCCTGGGCGGCACGTCCTCGTTCTGCATCGGCGCGATGCTGGCAGCCGAGCTGCCCACGCTGCCGCCCGAAGTCGCGGCGGAGGTGCGCGGGCATTTCGATGACCTGAGCCAGTGGCTCACCTCGACGATGACGCGGGGTCTCTCCCGGGGCCAGCTGCAGCTGCATGCGACGCCACAGGTGGAAGCCCGCACCTTCATGGCCGCGGTACATGGTGCGATGCTCGCCGCGCGTGGCCTGGGCGAACCGGCGGCGTTCGAGTCCCTGGTCCGGGTGTCGCTTGATCGCCTGGCCCCGGCCGCCTGA
- a CDS encoding sialidase family protein, whose product MRLMKLPPMDALAHPLRRSSLALGFAALLVAAQPATATTVEWGDTVTVDAANAGWGRLARLPDGRWLAVTTHYPKGRPTTLQLLVSDDNARTWAPLSSVSEPGRLLDNGELRVMPDGRVLLAMRSLIDRRSYRLNLYASDDQGRQWHFLSTITANETPRGRKDRGVWEPVLTPLQDGSLSVVYADETRADEKPSYNQVVSQRISNDGGRTWSAAATIAEQPGGGRLRPGMPVISARPGGGYLMVLETCGDDPQCPVSYKTSTDGRTWPVGLGTPLADQKCGPHVTSTTSGAMFVTSCLNEVSASEDAGATWKTIRPPAWPLGFRHSWPAVVEIGPQEIGVVNVVEGAVQIRFGTYRPSTDR is encoded by the coding sequence ATGCGCCTGATGAAACTGCCCCCGATGGACGCTCTGGCCCACCCACTGCGACGCAGCAGCCTGGCACTGGGCTTCGCTGCGCTGCTTGTCGCCGCCCAGCCCGCCACTGCAACCACCGTGGAGTGGGGAGACACGGTGACGGTTGACGCTGCCAATGCCGGTTGGGGCCGTCTGGCCCGGCTGCCCGACGGACGCTGGCTGGCCGTAACCACTCACTATCCCAAGGGCCGCCCGACCACGCTGCAGCTGCTGGTCAGTGATGACAACGCGCGCACGTGGGCGCCCTTGTCCAGCGTGTCCGAGCCCGGGCGGCTGCTCGACAACGGCGAACTGCGTGTCATGCCCGATGGCCGGGTGCTGCTGGCCATGCGCTCACTGATCGACCGCCGCTCGTACCGTCTCAACCTGTATGCCAGCGATGACCAGGGCCGGCAGTGGCATTTCCTCAGCACCATTACCGCCAACGAAACGCCGCGCGGGCGCAAGGACCGCGGTGTCTGGGAACCCGTGCTGACGCCGCTGCAGGATGGCAGCCTGTCGGTGGTCTATGCCGATGAAACCCGCGCCGACGAAAAACCCTCCTACAACCAGGTGGTGTCGCAGCGCATATCCAACGACGGTGGCCGCACCTGGTCTGCAGCGGCGACCATTGCCGAACAGCCTGGCGGAGGCCGCCTGCGGCCGGGCATGCCGGTCATCTCGGCTCGCCCGGGCGGCGGCTACCTGATGGTGCTGGAAACCTGCGGCGACGATCCTCAATGCCCGGTGTCGTACAAAACGTCAACGGACGGCCGCACGTGGCCGGTCGGCCTGGGCACGCCCCTCGCCGACCAGAAGTGCGGCCCGCATGTCACGAGTACCACCAGCGGCGCAATGTTCGTGACCTCCTGCCTCAATGAGGTCAGTGCAAGCGAGGACGCCGGCGCTACCTGGAAAACGATCCGCCCGCCCGCATGGCCACTCGGCTTCCGTCACTCCTGGCCCGCTGTTGTCGAGATCGGCCCGCAGGAGATCGGCGTGGTCAATGTGGTGGAGGGGGCTGTGCAGATCCGGTTCGGCACATACCGGCCCTCGACTGACCGCTGA